Genomic window (Arcobacter aquimarinus):
TTAGTTTTAGTAGCTTATAGTGATTTATCAATTGGTTTAATGTTTGCAATGTTTGGATATATTTGGTTTATTATGACTCCTGTTCAAGATATTTTAACAATGCAATACTCATATGCAAGTGCTAAAGCTGCAATAAATAGAATAAATAAAATTTTGGATTTGAAAGTTGAAAACAATGGAGAAAAGGAATTAGAAAAAGATATAAAAGAAATAGATATTTCCATAAAAAATCTATCTTTTTCATATAATGAAAATAAAAAGACTCTTCAAGATATAAGTTTTGAGATTAAATCAGGAGAAAAAGTAGCGATAATTGGAGCTAGCGGAAGTGGAAAAACAACAATAGCACATATAATTTCAGGTTTTTATTCAAAAAATTCAGGTGATATTTTATACAACAATATAAGTATTGATAAATTAAATCGACAAAGCTTAAGAGAGAATATCTTTTTAGTTTTACAGATGCCTATATTGTTTAATAACAGTTTACGATTTAATATTACAATGGGCAATGATAATATAAGTAACGAAAAAATTTATGAAGCTTTAAAAATCGCACAACTTTTTGAAACAGTTGAAAATATGCCTGAAAAACTTGATACAATTGTTGGAAAACATGGCATTAGATTAAGTGGTGGTCAAAGACAAAGATTATCAATCGCAAGAATGATTATTGCAAATCCTGCAGTTGTTATTTTTGATGAATCAACTTCTGCTCTTGATGTTCATACAGAGACTAAACTTTTTAGTGATTTAGAAGAATTTTTAAAATCAAAAACTGTTATTACCATAGCTCACAGATTAAGTACAGTAAAAAATGCTGATATGATTTATGTTTTAGAAGATGGTAAATTAGTTCAAAGTGGCAAACATGAAGAGTTGGAAGAACAAGAAGGTCATTATTTAGAGTTTGTAAAAAAACAGTTAATTTAAACAAAAGGAAATAGATGGATGCAATCAATTTAAAAAATTATTTTTTTTATTTTGCAAGTTTTGTTGTAATAATAGCAGGTATGAAAATGGCAAGTGAAGTAGTTGTTATACTATTTTTAGCAATATTTATTTCTTCTATTTTTTCATCGGTTTTAAATCTATTACAAAGAAAACATTTCCCTAAAATCATCTCTTATTTTATTTTATTACTCATAGTCGTAGCTCTTGGTTTTATGTTTGCTTATGTAATAAATATCTCTTTAAAAGACTTTCTAACAAATCTTCCTACTTATGAAGATAAATTAAAAAACCTAATTTTAAATACTATTCATTTTGCTCAAGGTTATGGTTTAGAAATTGATAAAGCAAAAATTATGGAAACATTAAATTTTGGCTCTTTCTTTGGATTAACTACAAATATAATTGGAAGTATTAGTGCATTCTTATCAAAGTTTTTACTTGTAATTATCGGAGTTGCATTTATACTTGCTGAATCAAAATCTTTTCAAACAAAATTAAGAGTAATTTTTAGAAATAATGCAAAAAAACTAGAACACTTTAATCTTTTTTCATTTAATATTCAAAAATATTTTGTAGTTAAAACTTTCACAAGTTTTCTAACTGGATTTATAGTAACACTTATGTTAACTTTCTTTAATGTTGATTATCCTATTTTATGGGGTGTTATAGCAATGCTGTTTAATTTTGTACCTGTTGTTGGGTCAATTATTGCTTCTATTCCTGCTATACTTTTAGCATTAATGAATCTTGATATTTTTTCTGCTATTTGGGTTATTATTTTATATATGATCATAAATATTTCAATAAGTAATATTTTAGAACCAAAATTAATGGGAAGAGAATTAGGATTATCTCCTTTAGTAATCTTTTTCTCTTTAATATTTTGGGGTTATATATTAGGACTTGTAGGAATGTTTTTAGCAGTTCCAATTACTATGACTTTAAAAATAGCTTTTGATTCAAATACAAGTACACACTGGCTTGGTATTTTAATGTCTAATTTATCAAGAAAAAGAGAAAAGAAAAAGGAAGTTTAATTGCTTAAAAAATCTATATTTTTACTATTTACTATTTTTATTTTTACTTCATGTTCAATACAAGAAAATAAAAAATTAAAAATAGCAACAACTTCTTGGATTGGATATACTCCTTTATTATATGCACAAGAAAAAGGTTGGCTTGAGCCTTTGAATATAAAACTATTAAATGTTGTTTCTCTTAGCGAAAGTATGTATTTATACAAAGGAAATAATGCAGATGTATATATGGGAACACAATACGAATATAATTTTTTAGCTCAAAAAATAGAATCTTTAATTCCTATTATGTTGATGAATAAATCAAATGGTGGAGATTTAGTAATGTCAAATTTTTCTGTTGATGAATTGCAAAAAACAGAACAAGAAATAGATGTATATTTAGAAATGGATTCTATAAATTCTATTTTATTTGAAGTCTTTATAAAAAAATATAATCTAGAAAACAAACAAATCAACTATATAAACAAAGACCAAGCATATATTTCAGAGTTAAAAAATATAAATAAACCCACAGTTATTGTAACTTATGTACCATATAATAAAATTTTAGAAAAAAATGGATTTAAATCATTAGAAACAACAAAAAATAATTATGATTTGTTGGTGATTGATGGAATGATTACAACAAAAGAGACTTTAAATGAAAATAAAAAAACTTTCTTAGAGTTAAAAAAATTGATTAACAAAGCTATTGAAAACTTACAAAATGATCCAAAAGAGTATTATGAAACTATAAAAGATTATTTAATAGATGCAAATTATGAAGAGTTTAGTGAATCTTTAAATGATATTATTTGGATAAATAAAAATATCCCTGAAAAAATAATTGAAAATTTAAGTAATAACAACTTTCCAACTAGAGATTTAATAAAATGATATACAACATTCAAAAATTTATACTATTTTTTATCTCTTTAATTTTAATTATTTTTTACACTATTTTTGGATATTACTTTTTTAAACAAGAAGAAGAAATTTCAAATATAATTTTGAAATCTTTAGAAAATAATATAATAGAAACAAGCTACAAACTTGCAAAAAGTATTGAAGAAAAAAGTGATATTTTAAACCATAGATCTTTACTTGATAGAATCTCTTCTAATGAAGATTTTATTCAAGCAATTTTAGTATTTGATAATGAGAAATTATTATTAACAACTAATCCGAAAATAAAAACTATTAATAGAAATTTAAAAAACTACAAACTGAATAGTTCTTATGAAAAATTAATGAATCAAGAATATATAGAAGAAGAAATTACTTTTTATGAAGGTAGAAATCTTAGAAAACTTCTTTTAGTCTTTGTTTTTGAAAAAGAAGAAATATATACTCATTTTGTAAAAAATAAACTAGATTTTATAATATATTTTGGACTTTTCCCTATTTTAACTCTTTTATTATTACTAATTATTTTAAGAATTTATATTTCAAAACCTTTAGAACTTTTAAGACAATATGCTTATTATCATAATATTGTTCCAAAAGCTTTTAAATTAAAAGAATTAGAAGCTATACGACACTCTATGGTTGATTCATTTACAAGATTGGAAGCTGAGAAAAAAGAACTCTATTTAATGGCAAGAACAGATTCATTAAGTGGTTTAGCAAATAGAAATTCACTAAATGAATACTTAGAAAGATTAATCCCTACAATGCAAAGAAATGAAAAAGAATTTGCTTTTTTATTTTTAGATATTGATCATTTTAAAACTATAAATGATTCATTAGGTCACAATATTGGGGATGAACTCTTAAAGAACATCTCTTCTATCATAAAAAAAACTTTAAGACCTAGCGATTTTGTAGCAAGAGTAGGAGGAGATGAGTTTGTTATAATTATTCAAGACTATAAATCTTATATTGAATTATCAAATATTATACAAAGAATTCAAGACTATTTATCACAAACTTGGCTTATACAAACTCATCCTATAAACATTGGTTGTAGTATAGGTGTTGCTTTTTTTCCAAAAGATGGAGAAGATATTGTATCTTTGATGAAAAATGCTGATATAGCTATGTATGAAGCAAAAAAATTAGGAAGAAATCAGTATCATTTCTTCACTGAAGAGTTAAATGAAACTGTTCAAAAAGTTATAACTTTAGACAAACAAATGAGACAAGCTTTAATTGATAATGAATATATACTTTATTATCAACCAAAAATTGATTTATCAAGTGGAAAAATTTTAGGTGTTGAAGCACTGATTAGATGGATAAATAAAACAAATAAATTTGTCCCACCTAGTGATTTTATACCACTTGCTGAAGAAAATGGTTTTATAAAAGAACTGGGTATTTGGATTGTTGATGAAGCTTTAAATCAATATGTAAAATGGAGAGATATGGGAATAGATATATCTATTGCTATTAATATTTCTGCTAAACAATTTTTAGAAAAAGATTTTGAGATAAAATTTATTGAAAAATTAGAAGAAAAAAAGATAAATCCAGCAAAAATAAATCTAGAAATAACAGAATACATTTTAATGGATAAATCAGATTATGTACAAGATATTTTAAATATATTACATGATTATGGAGTTAGAATCTCTTTAGATGATTTTGGAACGGGCTATTCTTCTTTATCTTATTTGAAAAAATTCCCAATAGATTATCTAAAAATTGACAAAGCTTTTTTAGATGATTATGAAAGTTCAAGTGGAAAGATTTTTTTAGAAACTATTGTAAAAATGGGTCAAATGTTAAAAATGAAAGTAGTTGCTGAAGGTATAGAAGAACAAGAACAAATAGACTATTTAAAAACTATTTCTTGTGATGAATATCAAGGTTATTATTTCTCAAAGCCACTGAATAATGAAGATTTTGAAAAATTATATTTCAATAATTTAAAAGATGAGTAAATCTCATCTTTTAAAAATATTTATAAATGTGCGTTTAATTTCTCTTCAAGTTTAGCTTTTGTAGTAGCCCCTATTAATTGGTCAACTATTTTTCCATCCTTGAAAAAAAGAATAGTAGGAATTGATCTTACTTGATATTGTGCTGTCAAATCTGCCTCTTCTTCAGTATTTACCTTACAAATTTTAGCTTTTCCATCAAACTCAACTGCAAGTTGGTCGATTACTGGAGAAATCATTCTACAAGGTCCACACCAAGGTGCCCAAAAGTCAACTAAAGAAACTCCCTCTTTTATTGTATCTTCCATATTATTCTGATTTAATTCTATATATTTTCCCATAATTTTTTATTCCTTATTTTATAATTTATTTTCATTTTTCGCTAAGTATTCAGCAACACCTTTAGTATCTGCTTTCATACCCTCATCACCTTTTGCCCAACCAGCTGGACAAACTTCACCATACTCATTTGTAAATAACATAGCATCAACCATTCTAACCATTTCATCAACATTTCTTCCAAGTGGTAAGTCATTGATAACTGCATGTCTAATTGTTCCATCTGCATCAATCAAAAATGAACCTCTAAGTGCAACTGATTCTCCAAATAAAACATCATAATCTTTTGAAATTTGTTTATTTAAATCTGCAACCATTGGGAATTTCACTCTTCCGATTCCACCATTTTCAACTGGTGTTTCTCTCCATGCGAAGTGAGAAAACTGAGAATCAACAGAACAACCAATTACTTGAATTCCTCTTTTTTCAAACTCATCAACTCTTTTTGAAAAAGCGATAATTTCAGAAGGACAAACAAAAGTAAAATCTAAAGGCCAGAAAAATAGTACTGCACCCTTTTCCCCAATATTTTGATATAAATTAAAATCTTCAACTATTTGACCATCTGCTAATACAGCTGTTGCTGTAAAATCTGGAGCTTTTTTTGTAACTAACATATTAAATCCTTTTTTATATTATATTTATTTTTTAAGTATTGAAATTATACATAACAAATCTTAAATATTTATTAATAAATAATATCAAATGATAATTTTTATCCATTAAAGAAAATGATTCATTTATTATAAATGATACTTTTATAGTACTATTTTCTATTATAATTTTAATAGATATCTAAAATAATTAAAGGATTTTAAATGTTTAAAAAAATTATAAAAATCTTTATATTAACACTAATGGTTTTATCAAACTCTTATGGGAATAACAAAAAAGAATTGATTTTTTATGTTGGAATAACAATGATTAAACCTATTGATTTATTGGCAAAAGAGTTTGAAAAAGAGTTTAATTGTAAAATAAAAATCTTACAAGGAGGAAGTCAAGACTTATATAATAGTATAAAGTCTAGTCAAATTGGAGATTTATATTTACCTGGTTCTTTATCATATAGAACAGATAATTTAAAAGATGGATTATTACTTGATGGGCAATTTGTTGGATTTAATAAATTGTCATTTATCGTAAAAAAGGGAAATCCAAAGAATATTAAGCCATCTTTAGAGGAATTGATAAACGAAGAATTAAGTGTTGTTTTAGGAAATGACCAAAGTGGAAGTGTAGGTCTTGCAACGAAAAAACTATTAGAAAAATTTAATCTTTATGAAAAAGCAATAATGAATGCTACTTTTCTTGCAACTGATTCAAGAAATCTAATAAGTGCTATAAAAGAGAACAAAGCAGATTTAACCCTAAATTGGTATGCAACTATTTTTTGGGATGAAAATAAAAATTTTGCTGAAGTAATTTCATTGGATGAAAACTTATCAAATAAATCTAAACTTGTAATAAATTTATTAAAAACTTCAAAAAATCCCCTACTTGCTAAAAAATTTATGGATTTTGCATCTTCACAAAGAGGTAGAGATGTTTTCAAAGATTTTGGTTTTCTCAATGAAAATGAATTAAAAGAATTTAATAAAGTGACTTTTTAATGTTTAAAAATAATACTATTCTTAATGGCTTATTAGCTTTAGTATTTACTTTTATCTTAGGTTATATAGGATTGATTTTTATTAATAATATATTTAAAAATATGGTTACGACTTTAGATTTAAAAGTAAAAAATGAACACGCAAGATATAAAATTGGGGAATATATCTTAAAAGAGATTAGTTCAGTAGAAACTAACTACTATAAAATTGCTATTTTAACTAACCTAAAAAGTGTACAACCAATTGAAAAAGAGATTAAAAAAGAGATTAATGATATAAAAAATGCAATTGATATTTTAAGTAAAGGTGGAGTTTTAGAGAATTATATTAGATTAAATCTTATTGAAGCTTCACAAGCAACTGATAAAATAGAATTTATTCCATCTTCAAATCAAAAATATACTTTTGAAGAGATAGATTTATCTCCAAAACTTGATGAGTTAGAAGAAAAACTTTATCAAATGGAAAATATAATCAAAATTAAATTATCATCAAATACAGCAAGCCAAGAAGAGATTTTTCAAATTACTCTTTTCTTTAAGCAACTCCCAACTCTATTTACAAGAATGAAAGAAAATGCTAGTAGATTGCTTTATGATAGCAAAAAAAACATATCTCAATTAGAAATTGATATACAAAAAGAGAAAGAAAACTATGAAAAATTAAAGTATATTTTTAGCTATTTTATTATGTTTATAATTATTTTCTTATGTTATTTTTTAATAAAACAAATTATCAAAAAGAGCAAAGAATTAGAATCAATTACAAAAAAAGCTCAACTTTCAGAACAAGAAGCATTAAAAGCAAATGAAACAAAATCACAATTTTTAGCAAATATGTCACATGAAATTAGAACACCATTAAATGCTATTATTGGCTTCGCTGATATATTATCAAATTCAAAGTTAGATTCAAAAGATTCTGAAAAAGCAACTATCATATCAAAAAGTGCAAAAGCATTACTAAATATTATCAATGATATTTTAGACATTTCAAAAATCGAAAGTGGTAAATTTGAAATTTCAAAAAGCCCTTTTAATTTAAGAGAATTAATAGAACAAATAGTTCAACTTTATACAGTAAATACTAAACAAAAAAATATTAGATTTCTATATAGATTAGATAAAAATATTCCAGAGTTTATTATAAGTGATGAAACAAAAATAAAACAAGTTTTATCAAATATTTTAAGTAATGCTATTAAATTTACTCCAAAAGATGGGAAAATCACTTTTGATATAGAATTAATAAAATTTGAAAATAATATTGCAAAAATAAAATTTTCTGTAAAAGATGAAGGAATTGGAATTTCTATTGAAGATCAGAAAAAAATCTTTGAACCTTTTTCTCAAGCAGATGGAAATATCTGTAAAAAATATGGAGGAACAGGTTTAGGATTAACAATAAGCCTAAATATTGTAAAAATGTTAGGTTCACAAATTCAATTAGAGAGTGAAATAAATAAAGGAAGTACTTTTTCTTTTGAACTTGATTTAGAAGTAGAAAATGTAAATAATATTATTACTTCAAAATTTAAATATGATTTTGCAATTTGTAATGTTATTGATGATAGTGAAAATATAAAAGAGCATCTATGTAATGTAGTTAAATATTTTGGAAGAATTCATCAAAATGATGATATTGATAAATGTGAAAAAATAGATTTAATATTCTGTTTTGGTGAGCCTCAATTTTATAATAGATTAAAAGGAAGAAAAAATAGATTTAATTGTCCTGTAGTTTTTGTAGGAAATATAGAAAAACTAAATAATAATATAATGAAAGATTTGATGGATTATTTTTTAGATGTGCCTATTTATGGTTCTAAGATATTCAATATAATTGCAGAAGCTAAAGCAATTGAAAAAAATAATCAAATTTTAGAAGAATCAAATAAAAAATATAAAGGCAAAATACTTGTAGCAGAAGATAATACTAATAATCAGCTATTAATGGAAATAATATTAAATAACTTAGGATTAGATGTTACTATTGTAGAGAATGGAAAAATTGCTTTTGAAAAATACAAAGAAAATCTTTACGATTTAATATTTATGGATATAAATATGCCTATTATGGATGGTATTCAAACATTAAAAGAGATTAAAAAATATGAAAAAGAGCATCAAAAAATTCATATTCCAATAATAGCTCTTACAGCAAATGCTATACAAACTGACAAAGAAAAGTATATAGAAGATGGAATGGATGGATATTTAAGTAAACCAATTGAAAATATTGAACTAGTTAAATTGCTAGATTTATATTTAGATAAAAATTGAGAATAAAATCTAACAATTAATTGTTAGATTTTAAAAGTGATAAAATAGTCCTGCATAAGCACCTTTAACCTGAATATCAGAATAAACATCACTTACATCATCTAGCTCTATTTTTTGAGTTCTATATCCTACTGTTGCTCCTAAACCAAATGATGTTTCATAAGATAACCCACCTTTTAAATCATAAAAAGTATTTGAATCATAAGTTATATAACTAACATCTGTTTCAAGTGACAAACCACTAAATGGTAAATCAAATTTAGCTTTTGCATAAACCATAGGAATAACATAATTTAAATCTTTTGATGAAGCTATTTGAGTAGTTGAATTAACTTGCGTTGAAGCATCAATATATTTAGCATTAAGTCCAAAATCAAAATTTACCCAATTATCTAATAATTCATAATAAAAAATAAAATCTGTTTGATTTAATTTTAAAGTTGAATTAATAGCTCCTGTATATGCTTTATTATCAAAAACAAAACTTGAATTTTTAGAAGAGTTTTCGTCAAGTTGTGTATGTTGAATTTTTAAATTTGGAATAATTGGAATTGGATGTTCAAAAGTTGCCCAAACAAAGTTTGTATTAAAATCTTTATATCCTAAATCTCTATCTAAATCAATTTTATCACCTTTATATCTAAAATCACCAGAAGTTTCTGCTCCCCAATAAGCACCACCTAATTCAAAACCAAAAGTATCAGCATTAGCTCCTAGAGCTAAGATTGTACTTAAAGATAATAAAACAATATTTTTTTTCATAATTTTCCTTATATTTTAGATAATAAACTATCTATTTTTTTATTTGCTTCAATTATAGTTTCTAAAGATATCTCTTCACTTAAAATTTGAGAATAAACTGTATCAACTATTTGCTTTAAAGTTATAGGTTTTGCAAGTTGATTTGCAAATAAAAGCATATTTACACCTGAATTTATAGCTAAAGTTAAAGTTTGTTTTAAATCATAATGTTTAGAAATAGCTTGCATTTGTAAATCATCACTAATTAAAACTCCATCAAATCCAAGTTTATATCTTAATAACTTAGTATTTATTTCATAAGATAAGGTTGCAGGATAAGTTTCATCTAAATTTTTATTAAAAACATGTGCTGTCATTATCATATCAACTTTGTTATTTTTAATAAAATATTTATATGGTTCTAACTCTTTTTCATTCCAAGTTTTTGTAATATCCACAAATCCCAAATGAGAATCAGCTAAAGAAGAACCATGTCCTGGAAAATGTTTTAAAACAGAGATAACTTTTTGTTTTTTTAATTCTTCCACAAAAATAGAAGAGTACTTTATCACCTCTTTTGGATTTTCACCAAATGAACGCCCTCTTGTTACTATTACTTTATTATTTTTATTTATAGCCAAATCAACAACAGGTGCAAAATCCACATTAATTCCTGATTCTTTTAAATCTTTTGCCAATAATTTATAAGTTTGTTTAGCAAAATCTTCACCTTTTAATGCCACATCAATAGCCTTTGGAGTATTTACAAATCCTGCATCACTTTTTAGTCTTTGAACAATTCCACCTTCTTGGTCTATTGATATAAATAACTTTTGTTTTGAAACAGCTTGTAATTGAGAATTTAGATTTTTTAACTGTTCTTTATCTCTTACATTTTTTATCTTATTTTTATCATTTGGATCTTTATCAAATAAAATAACACCACCTAGACCTGCTTTTATATCTTTATAAATTTCGTCATTACTATTTACTTTTTCACCATGAAAACCCAAAACTACCATTTTTGCAATCATCTTTTCTATATCTTGTTTTGAATAACCATTATTTGCAAAAAGATTCAAACCAAACAACAAAATAACTAAAACTAAAACTTTTTTTTGCATTATTGCCCTTTTCTAATCAACTTTTTCTGTATCTTTAAAAATATATCTTTGAGAAGAGATAACAGATAAATATCTAACTACTAATAAAAATATAATAACCCCTGCTAAAATCAAAAGATTATAATTTACAGCGCTTGAAAATATAGCTTCAAAGGTTGTTAATTCTTCTTTATTTACTTTTACAACATTTACTATAAATTCTCTTAAAGCTAATATTATAAAAGCATCAACTAATAAACTCATGGTTACTCTTTGTTCTCTTATATAATTTACAACTGCTCTTACTATTTCTAAAAAAATAATAAAATAAAGCATATAAATAATAAAATCCATTAGCATATCTAAAGCTAAAGCTATTAAAAATAGTGTTCCTGCTATTGATAGTTCTATATATAACTTATCTGAAAAAAAACTAATTATTCTTCTTCTCATAAATTCCCCCTAATTTTAAATCTTTGCATTAATTGATAACCACTCTTTTGGTAATTGATTTATCTCTTTGTTTGCCATAAATATTATAGTTGCAATCATTGCTCTAGCACTTGAGTCACCACCTGCTTTTGCATTATTTATAATCATCTGTTTTAAATTATCATATTTAACTAAAAGATGAATAACTCCACTGATTCCATCATGAATATCACAAGCAACTCCAAAACCTCTCAAAGTTTCGAATGTATTTTGATTTTTTGAATCAATTCCTTTTTGAATTAACTCTTTAAAAGAGTCATCATATTGCTCTTTTAGTTTTAAAATAGAGTCTAAAATATCATTTTTTTCTAAAGCTAAAATCAATAATTTTGCAAAAAAATCAGCACACATTAAAGCTAAACTACTATTATGAGTTATTTGTACAAATTTTTGAACATTTATAAAAAACTCCTCTTTATTTTTTGAAATTTT
Coding sequences:
- a CDS encoding putative bifunctional diguanylate cyclase/phosphodiesterase — its product is MIYNIQKFILFFISLILIIFYTIFGYYFFKQEEEISNIILKSLENNIIETSYKLAKSIEEKSDILNHRSLLDRISSNEDFIQAILVFDNEKLLLTTNPKIKTINRNLKNYKLNSSYEKLMNQEYIEEEITFYEGRNLRKLLLVFVFEKEEIYTHFVKNKLDFIIYFGLFPILTLLLLLIILRIYISKPLELLRQYAYYHNIVPKAFKLKELEAIRHSMVDSFTRLEAEKKELYLMARTDSLSGLANRNSLNEYLERLIPTMQRNEKEFAFLFLDIDHFKTINDSLGHNIGDELLKNISSIIKKTLRPSDFVARVGGDEFVIIIQDYKSYIELSNIIQRIQDYLSQTWLIQTHPINIGCSIGVAFFPKDGEDIVSLMKNADIAMYEAKKLGRNQYHFFTEELNETVQKVITLDKQMRQALIDNEYILYYQPKIDLSSGKILGVEALIRWINKTNKFVPPSDFIPLAEENGFIKELGIWIVDEALNQYVKWRDMGIDISIAINISAKQFLEKDFEIKFIEKLEEKKINPAKINLEITEYILMDKSDYVQDILNILHDYGVRISLDDFGTGYSSLSYLKKFPIDYLKIDKAFLDDYESSSGKIFLETIVKMGQMLKMKVVAEGIEEQEQIDYLKTISCDEYQGYYFSKPLNNEDFEKLYFNNLKDE
- the trxA gene encoding thioredoxin; translated protein: MGKYIELNQNNMEDTIKEGVSLVDFWAPWCGPCRMISPVIDQLAVEFDGKAKICKVNTEEEADLTAQYQVRSIPTILFFKDGKIVDQLIGATTKAKLEEKLNAHL
- a CDS encoding AI-2E family transporter; protein product: MDAINLKNYFFYFASFVVIIAGMKMASEVVVILFLAIFISSIFSSVLNLLQRKHFPKIISYFILLLIVVALGFMFAYVINISLKDFLTNLPTYEDKLKNLILNTIHFAQGYGLEIDKAKIMETLNFGSFFGLTTNIIGSISAFLSKFLLVIIGVAFILAESKSFQTKLRVIFRNNAKKLEHFNLFSFNIQKYFVVKTFTSFLTGFIVTLMLTFFNVDYPILWGVIAMLFNFVPVVGSIIASIPAILLALMNLDIFSAIWVIILYMIINISISNILEPKLMGRELGLSPLVIFFSLIFWGYILGLVGMFLAVPITMTLKIAFDSNTSTHWLGILMSNLSRKREKKKEV
- a CDS encoding TIGR04219 family outer membrane beta-barrel protein, producing MKKNIVLLSLSTILALGANADTFGFELGGAYWGAETSGDFRYKGDKIDLDRDLGYKDFNTNFVWATFEHPIPIIPNLKIQHTQLDENSSKNSSFVFDNKAYTGAINSTLKLNQTDFIFYYELLDNWVNFDFGLNAKYIDASTQVNSTTQIASSKDLNYVIPMVYAKAKFDLPFSGLSLETDVSYITYDSNTFYDLKGGLSYETSFGLGATVGYRTQKIELDDVSDVYSDIQVKGAYAGLFYHF
- a CDS encoding peroxiredoxin, with amino-acid sequence MLVTKKAPDFTATAVLADGQIVEDFNLYQNIGEKGAVLFFWPLDFTFVCPSEIIAFSKRVDEFEKRGIQVIGCSVDSQFSHFAWRETPVENGGIGRVKFPMVADLNKQISKDYDVLFGESVALRGSFLIDADGTIRHAVINDLPLGRNVDEMVRMVDAMLFTNEYGEVCPAGWAKGDEGMKADTKGVAEYLAKNENKL
- a CDS encoding ATP-binding protein — its product is MFKNNTILNGLLALVFTFILGYIGLIFINNIFKNMVTTLDLKVKNEHARYKIGEYILKEISSVETNYYKIAILTNLKSVQPIEKEIKKEINDIKNAIDILSKGGVLENYIRLNLIEASQATDKIEFIPSSNQKYTFEEIDLSPKLDELEEKLYQMENIIKIKLSSNTASQEEIFQITLFFKQLPTLFTRMKENASRLLYDSKKNISQLEIDIQKEKENYEKLKYIFSYFIMFIIIFLCYFLIKQIIKKSKELESITKKAQLSEQEALKANETKSQFLANMSHEIRTPLNAIIGFADILSNSKLDSKDSEKATIISKSAKALLNIINDILDISKIESGKFEISKSPFNLRELIEQIVQLYTVNTKQKNIRFLYRLDKNIPEFIISDETKIKQVLSNILSNAIKFTPKDGKITFDIELIKFENNIAKIKFSVKDEGIGISIEDQKKIFEPFSQADGNICKKYGGTGLGLTISLNIVKMLGSQIQLESEINKGSTFSFELDLEVENVNNIITSKFKYDFAICNVIDDSENIKEHLCNVVKYFGRIHQNDDIDKCEKIDLIFCFGEPQFYNRLKGRKNRFNCPVVFVGNIEKLNNNIMKDLMDYFLDVPIYGSKIFNIIAEAKAIEKNNQILEESNKKYKGKILVAEDNTNNQLLMEIILNNLGLDVTIVENGKIAFEKYKENLYDLIFMDINMPIMDGIQTLKEIKKYEKEHQKIHIPIIALTANAIQTDKEKYIEDGMDGYLSKPIENIELVKLLDLYLDKN
- a CDS encoding extracellular solute-binding protein, producing MFKKIIKIFILTLMVLSNSYGNNKKELIFYVGITMIKPIDLLAKEFEKEFNCKIKILQGGSQDLYNSIKSSQIGDLYLPGSLSYRTDNLKDGLLLDGQFVGFNKLSFIVKKGNPKNIKPSLEELINEELSVVLGNDQSGSVGLATKKLLEKFNLYEKAIMNATFLATDSRNLISAIKENKADLTLNWYATIFWDENKNFAEVISLDENLSNKSKLVINLLKTSKNPLLAKKFMDFASSQRGRDVFKDFGFLNENELKEFNKVTF
- a CDS encoding ABC transporter substrate-binding protein, which encodes MLKKSIFLLFTIFIFTSCSIQENKKLKIATTSWIGYTPLLYAQEKGWLEPLNIKLLNVVSLSESMYLYKGNNADVYMGTQYEYNFLAQKIESLIPIMLMNKSNGGDLVMSNFSVDELQKTEQEIDVYLEMDSINSILFEVFIKKYNLENKQINYINKDQAYISELKNINKPTVIVTYVPYNKILEKNGFKSLETTKNNYDLLVIDGMITTKETLNENKKTFLELKKLINKAIENLQNDPKEYYETIKDYLIDANYEEFSESLNDIIWINKNIPEKIIENLSNNNFPTRDLIK
- a CDS encoding ABC transporter ATP-binding protein, with protein sequence MNEKITLKYILKLLFENKKSLILGQLITIIAIVISVPIPLLLPLLVDEVLLNKPDFFVNNINELLGNGSAFYYIAIVTFIVLFLRLIYFIFGVIITKIFTKISKYVTFKIREKLLNHLELVNMNEYESLGSGSIGANLVTDVNTLDNFIVSVASKFIASILTLIAVAIVIIKIDLILGLMILFIQPIIMIISKKIANKTGLLKKEENKAIEIFQNNINETLDLFGQIKASNKEKFFFQESVNKAKNIQITSNEFNYKSVAYERFSFTIFLFAFEIFRAVGLVLVAYSDLSIGLMFAMFGYIWFIMTPVQDILTMQYSYASAKAAINRINKILDLKVENNGEKELEKDIKEIDISIKNLSFSYNENKKTLQDISFEIKSGEKVAIIGASGSGKTTIAHIISGFYSKNSGDILYNNISIDKLNRQSLRENIFLVLQMPILFNNSLRFNITMGNDNISNEKIYEALKIAQLFETVENMPEKLDTIVGKHGIRLSGGQRQRLSIARMIIANPAVVIFDESTSALDVHTETKLFSDLEEFLKSKTVITIAHRLSTVKNADMIYVLEDGKLVQSGKHEELEEQEGHYLEFVKKQLI